A segment of the Myxosarcina sp. GI1 genome:
CCCCACTAAAACTTGAGGAAATTCCGCCCCACCCATACATTCCCCTGGAAAGATTTTGGCGTAGTGACAACCAATATGATCGACTGCTTTAATTTCCTTCAGACTATATTTGGCTTTAGCTGCTAGTTGATGACGATTGGCAAAGAACACATCGGAAGCATGAACTACAGACGGTCTTCCGCCCGATACGTGAGGAATCCAAAACTCTCTGCCAGTAGTTTCTTTTAAGGTTTTTTCTGTATATTCTCTCCACTCTGGTTCTTCTTCCCAAAGTTTAATCATTTCCGTATAGTTAGCAAATGAAGTAACACAGAAGGAAAAAAGATTATCTACACCTAGTTCGTGATGGGCAACAGAAAAGTTTCTCGCTGCCATTACCATCTGGGTTTCCAGGTTAGAAACATCTCCGTGATAGCCAATCGCCCCACAGGAAGTATGTCCCGGTGCTTCTCGCAAATCCATACCCAAGTCATTTTTCAAAATTTTATAGGCAATGCCTTCAGTGTAGGGGGCAGCACTCTGTAAAAAACAACTACGGAAGCAGCCCCATTTATCGCCACCTGGTTCGTCTACTGTAGGGACGTGCTTCTGATGTCTTTCCCACGCTTTATTTTTTCCTGCTACTTTCATGACAATTTATCTTTATTTGTTTTCTTGGAGTTCGTAATTTCTGCTATCGCCAGTTTCTAACCAGATTTGCCAGTATTTTTCTACTTCGGCTTTACTACCCAATTTTTTTTCCATGCCTCGTTCTACTGCATCCATCAAAGAAACTGCACCTGTGGTTTGATAAATTGCTCGTACTTCTGCTAAATCTTTTTCGGGTATCAGGCGGTGAGAACCTGGGCTATTTTCTAAATCCATTGGCACATCCCACCATTGGCGCATTTCTGCTCTATGCTCGTAATAGTATTCCCAGTTTTCACCGAGTTCGGGGAAGTGGGCGGGGGAAATATTTTCGGCTAGGAGGGTGTAGCCTCGTTCGAGCATATTTTTCCCAAACACTCGCTTGGCGAATAACTGTTGTCTGCCTTTTTCTGATTCGGTAAAATAACCGAGACGAATAGAAAGTCGGCGTAAGGCAAGCACGACTGAGGCGGTATTATTTCCCCTGGGACATCTGGTTTTACAAGAAAAGCACTGCCCGCAGTACCAAATTTTGTCCGACTTTAGTAACTCTTTAATTAGTTCGTCATCTTCTGATTGAACGATGTTCATCACTTCTCTAGGAGAGTAGTCGTTAAACTCGGCGGCCGGACAAACCGCAGTACAGACACCGCAATTGAGACAAGCATTCATGCCATGCTGATACAAAATATCCTGCTTGAGTTCGTCAAATAATTTGCCCATAAATCAATCTTGTTAAGCTAGATTAAACTTTTATCGACTTTTTATATAGCCATATAGTTGTATAATAATTCAAACTAGAATCATGACTTTTTTTGTTACTTTTCTTAATGCTTTGGGTAAATTTAATTTATTAGTTTCAGTAATTTGATTCAATATGTAAGAAAAAATTAAAATTACTACTTGACTTTTATATAACTATGTAGTTAAATAATAAATAAGGTTGACTTGCCTTTAACAATGATTGACCTCGAAATTAAAAATTATGACTGTATCTCTGCAACAACGCCAAAGTAACGATCTTTGGGATAAATTTTGTAAATGGATTACCAGCACCAACAACCGTATGTATATTGGTTGGTTTGGGGTACTGATGATTCCCACTTTATTGACGGCAACTATTTGTTTTATCATTGCTTTTATTGCTGCACCACCTGTAGACATCGACGGCATTCGCGAACCCGTTGCAGGTTCATTACTCTATGGCAACAATATTATTTCTGCGGCTGTAGTTCCTAGTTCTAATGCGATCGGACTGCACTTTTATCCTATTTGGGAAGCGGCTAACCTAGATGAGTGGTTATACAATGGCGGTCCCTACCAACTTATTGTTTTCCACTTCCTCATCGGTATTTTCTGCTATTTAGGTCGTCAATGGGAACTATCCTATCGTTTGGGAATGCGTCCCTGGATTTGTGTAGCATACAGCGCACCTGTTGCTGCTGCGACTGCGGTACTTTTAGTTTATTCCATCGGACAAGGTTCTTTCTCTGATGGTATGCCTTTGGGAATCAGCGGCACATTTAATTTTATGTTTGTTTTGCAAGCAGAACACAACGTGCTGATGCACCCTTTTCATATGCTTGGTGTTGCTGGTGTTTTTGGCGGAGCGTTATTTTCTGCCATGCACGGATCGCTTGTAACTTCCTCTTTAGTTCGTGAGACAACTGAAACTGAATCACAAAACTACGGTTACAAATTCGGTCAAGAAGAAGAAACTTATAACATTGTCGCAGCACACGGCTACTTCGGTCGTCTAATCTTCCAATATGCTTCCTTCAACAACTCTAGAAGTCTACACTTCTTCTTAGGTGCATGGCCCGTAGTTGGTATCTGGTTTGCTGCGATGGCTGTCTGCTGCTTTGCCTTTAACCTCAATGGTTTTAACTTCAATCAATCTGTTTTAGACGCTCAAGGTCGGGTCGTTAACACCTGGGCTGATGTTTTGAACCGTGCTGGTTTGGGTATTGAAGCCATGCACGAACGCAACGTTCATAACTTCCCCTTAGACTTGGCTTCGGGAGAAATTCAACCTCTTGCTTTACTTGCCCCCGCTGTTCACAGCTAATTGGCGATTTATTGCGTTCATGCCAATTTCCTTCTAACTTCCTTCTAATATTTTAAGCAACCCAGGTTTTAATTACTTCGGGTTGTTTTTTTATAGCTAAATAACTATATAATTATTTAAAGCGTTATTTTGAATTAGCAATCGCTTTTAATACTGCTATTCAACAGTTAAATAACAACATATTATGACCACACTTCCACCGCTTCGTATTAGAAAACATCTTGCTCCCTACCCAATTATTCAAGGAGGCATGGGGATTAGAATTTCTGGAGCCAATCTTGCCAGTGCTGTAACCAATGCTGGCGGTATTGGTATTATTTCGGCAGTTTGCCTGGGACTTAACTCTCCTTATTACTCAAAAGGTAATTTGTTTAAAGCCAATCGTTTGGCATTAATTGATGAAATAAACCAAGCTCGTCAACTTAGTCCCCAAGGTATTATCGGAATTAATGTCATGGTAGCGGTAAGGGATTACGAAACTTTAGTTCGTACTGCTGCCGAATCTGGTGTCGATCTAATTATTTCTGGTGCGGGATTACCCTTGCATCTACCTGAATATACTGCTGACTATCCCGATGTGGCATTAGTGCCGATTATTTCGAGTACCCGTGCTGCTAAGGTCATCTGTCGGAAATGGGAACGTCAATACAACCGTTTACCCGATGCTTTTGTAGTAGAAAATCCGAATCGAGCAGGGGGTCATCTAGGAGCAAAATATGGAGAATTATCCAGTACCAAACTAGAAGCCGAGCAAGTCATCCCCGAATTAGTCAACTATCTGCAAAATGAATTAGGACAAGACATACCTGTAATTGCTGCGGAAGGTATTTGGGATCGTCAAGATCTAGAGCGCGTTATGGCTTTGGGAGCTAGGGGAGTGCAAATCGGCACGCGCTTCATAACTACCGATGAATGCGATGCAGATCTTCGTTATAAAGAATTTCATCTCCATGCCAGTCCCGAAGATGTGCCAATTGTTCCTTCTCCTGTAGGGATGCCAGGTAGAGCTTTACGCAATCAATTTGTGGAAAAAATTTTACAAGATTCTCCAGATTTAGATAAAAAATGTCTGGCTAACTGTTTGCAAGTATGTCGCTGCCGAGATACCAAAGAAACCTACTGCATCGTCCGCGCTTTAGATCGGGCTGCTCGCGGTAATGTAGAAGAAGGTTTGATTTTTGCTGGCACTAATGCAGGACGTGCTGACAAGATTGTCCCCGTTAAAGAGTTGATGGCAGAATTAGTCAATGCTTAATTCTCCAGAAGGACTGGCAAACTCTTTTTAAAGTTTATTTTGTAGAAGGACCGAAAGCACTTAACCGTTTGAATTTCTCCGCTTTTTGCTGCATCCGTTGGTATAGGCGATCGCAAACTAACTCGCATAGCTCGAAAATCATTGGATCTTGAATTTCGTAATAGACAGCTACCCCTTGAGGTTTACGGGATAAGATTTCTGCTTCTGTAAGCATTTTGAGGTGTTTGGATAGATTTGCTTGTCCCAAACCAGTAGCTTCCCCGATCTCACTGACATTCATCGCTCCTTCTCTCAAGCAGCTTAAGATTTGCAACCGACTAATTTCTGATAATACTTTAAAATAATCGGCAACTGGGGCAAGATATTCGGGGGGTTTAGCTGTCTTGACGCGAGAGTCAGTTTTGGGCATGGACGAAATAGAAATAATTTCATTATTTTATATAACTATATAGTATTCTAACAAAAAAGTAAAACTAGGAAAACTGTGCCAGAGTCGATACCAACACAGTTTTCTAAATATTTTCTTCCCGTCGTTGCAAATTTCTTAAGAGCAAGCCAATTAAAATTAATCCCAAGACAGGAATAGCGGCGAAGATATAAATCAGTGGTGCAATAAATTATTGCGCACGCGCTTGTTCTGAAAAAGCCGGGGTGCTAATGGTAATAAAACAGCCCTGATTAAAGTCATCCAAGTAGCAATAGTGGCTATTTTATAGTGACTAGCTTGTAATTTGTCAGTAGTTTGTTGAAGACGATCTTGGCAATACAAAAGAGCTAGAATGTAACAAAAGATATTATGTCCAGTCAGAAATAACCTGGCTAAGGGGCTAATCTTTGAATTTTCCAGGTTGATTCAGCATCTATGTAAGAATACAAAAAGCGGTCGTGTAGACGATTTGGTCTGCCTTGCCAAAATTCAAAACTTTGCGGCACGACGCGATAACCACCCCAAGCTGAAGGTAAGGGAATTTTTCGTTCTCGAAACTTACGTTTTATCTCGTCAAATTTTATTTCTAGCATCTGGCGAGAAGAAATCACCGAACTTTGTTGGGAACACCATGCGCCAAGCTGACTGCCTCTAGGACGAGTGGCGAAATAATTAAGTGATTCGGCAGTAGAAATTTTAACAGCCTTGCCAGAGATTTGTACTTGTCGTTCTAAAGCTACCCAGAAAAACAATAAAGATACTTGAGGATTGGCTTTGATTTCTTGAGCTTTACGGCTTTTGTAGTTAGTAAAAAAAACCAATCCCTGGCGATCGAAGTATTTTAATAGTACTATTCGTTGTGAAGGCATACCAGTAATAGAAACAGTAGCCAAATTCATCGCATTGGGTTCTGGCAGATCGGAAGCACAAGCTTGTTGAAACCACAATTCAAATTGCTGAAAAGGATCGGGAGCGAGTTGTTCTCTTCTTAATCCCTCTAAAGTATACTCAGTTCTGAGGTCGCTGATATCCATTTGTTTGTTAGTGGTTAGTAGTTGAATGTTAATACTTAAGAGTCCTTAATCCTTAATTTTAAGAGTTAGCAACCTTTTGGTAATACCTCTTGTCTACGAAAGCGAAAAAAAGCGGGGGAGGTCGCTTAAAATAAACTTATGTCAGAGTCAACCCCGCCCGTCACATACCAGCTAAAAATAGTATTAATCGGCATCAGTCCGATGATTTGGCGACGGATCAAAGTGAGTAGTGATAGCACCATTGCCGATCTGCACTACGTAATCCAGATTGTCATGGGCTGGAAAGAGGAACATCTACACCAATTTCTCATTCATGGCGTACATTATGGCATCAGTTACCCTAGCACTGGCGGATTTATGGGCAATGCTCATGAAATCAAACTATCCAAATTTGGTTTCAGAGAAAGAGAAAAATTCAGCTACGAATACGACTTCAATTGTAGCTGGAAGCATCAAATTAGAGTAGAAGCTATTTCGCCTGGTGAAAGCGATCGAGTATTGCCAGTATGTATTACAGGCAAAGGAAATTGTCCCCCTGAAAATTGTGGTGGTGCGCTCGGATTTATTTCTCTACGCCAACAACACAGTCGATTTGAATTAGCAGTAGCGATGGATTTGGAAATTACTATTTCCTCGTTCTTGGTCAATTGAATCGATTTTGCACTGGTCGTTTTGGCGTAGAAAACACCAAGCTTCTGCTCGCCTTTTTCATTATCGCAAACGAGGTCGAGCACCCTAGCTTCTATCTACAACTGTAGAGCGAAGGTGGAATAGAAGAAATCGCCAATCATAGAGAAGAATTAAAAGAACTTCATTACTGGGCGACAATTAACGACAAAACAGACTGCACCAAAATAAACAAATTGCTGAGTCAGTACGCTACAGGTGATGAAGCTTGGAAAGATTGTCTCAATCAAACAATCACAATAGGATGAAAGTAACAGTACAACTGGTCATAGAGTTAGAAAATGATAATACCTCTCAAATCTTTAATGTCGGAGAATGGCAAAGAGATGAACCCTTTCAACCATTAAACTTAGGATTAGCTCTGGCAGAATCCAAACAATTGCTCAAAAACATCCAACGTCCATCCTCATATGTTGAGGCACGCCTGTGGGTTTTATTTGGCAAGTCGAGGATATGATACTAGGGCTATCTAGGCATATCTTGGTCATCGAAATATTCAGCGACGAACTTTGTTCGTCCCATGCTGAAAGCATGGACAAATCGAAGATTTGTGTTCGCTATACGGAATTATCTCCAAAGCGGTTTCAAGATTTCTGGCTGGATTAATTATGGGTAGCGATAGCCCGTGGAAAATTTGTCGCGATCTCTATCTCCCCCGCTTTTTTTCGCTTTCTCGAATAAGTCCATCGTTCTCACGGATATTTTTGCGCTTGATGTAAGATGTGGAGAGTTTCTACTCTATTATCTCTCAGCCGATAAATGATTATACAAAGTGTTTTATAAATATAAGGCTTCTTCTCGCTGTAGGTATCCAGTTTCTAACCTCGTACCCGTTTGGAATAAATTGACCGTAGAGCAAACTGTGGAAGCAGTTAGTTAAAAAAATGAGTATAGTTAGTTAAGTTAGAAACAAACACTCAAAATTTATCCAAACACATCTAACAAAATTAGCATCAAGGTTCAATTTATTATTCTCAAAACAAAATGTAAATTCTAAAATTTTATTTCATTTTTAATAAATATACCCTAACGTTAGGGTACAAATGAGTAGATTAAAGCAACTATTGAGCTAGGCTTAATGACAGAGCAATTTATAATTACTAGTTTGTCTTCAACAGGAACGGGAAAGACCACGCTGATGGTGCATTTAGCTTATTTGCTAGTGCAAAATGGTTTGTCTGTGGCTTTAATTGAGCTTGATAATAGAAATTCTTTTCATGATTGTTGCGGTTTACCTAAACCTTCTCCAGAATTTAGCACTGCTTCAATTCTTGTCGATAGCTTTCAAGGAAATTATCCTTTTTTGCCTTTGTGGAAAGAAACGCTAAAAGAAAAAGCAGTCGTATGTCAAGCTGAGAGAAATTCTTTGGAGTCAATATCCAGACAACTTACAGGAGATCCATTTGGTATGTTTCGCTTAAGAGAATGTTTGGAAAAATTTCCTTTATCTCATGATGTCATCTTAATCGATGCTCCAGGTCAACAAGGTCAATTATCATTAATGGCACTATGCGCGGCAACTCATCTAATAATATGTGCTGAAATGACTCAAAAATGTATCTCTGATATTAATGCTTTATTTGAATGGTTGTATAAATACAAAACTTATCTTAAATCCACACCAGAAATCCTCGGCATACTACCATGTAGATACGATCACAACGCAGCTATTCAACGTAATACATTAAATCAATTTCCCGCATTTGCTCAAAAATTCAGCACTGTATGTTTTAGTCCCATCCGTCAATCTTCAAGATTCTTTAATGCTTATGCAATGGGACTGCCTGTTTTTCTTGATTCCCCTGGTTCTACACCTTGCTATGACTTTACTGAAGATGGTCATTTGTTTAAAAAAATTAATCAATCAAAGTTAAAAGGACTAGATGGAAAAATGCTTCAAAAGCTACCTGCAATTGCACCTTATGTCATTAATGCAATAAAAAATTAGAGTTAGTAAAAGAAATGGTTAAACGACAAATTAATTTGGAAGAAACTTTCGAGAGTGCCCTGCAAGCTAGAGAAATTCCTCTTCTACAACAAGAAAATGAAAAACTCAAACAACAGTTAGAACAAGCTTATCAGCAAAAAGGAATTGAAGATGTTCCTCTATCACAAATAAAGCCTAATCCAAAACAGCCTCGAAGTTCTTTTTATGTGGTAGAGGAACGCAAAATAAGTATGGCTCAGGTAGGACAAAAAGAGCCTATAATTTTAGTTTCTCCGCCACATACAGATGGTTATTTGATTTTTGATGGTGAATGTCGTTGGCAGGCAGCAAAACAGCTAAATTGGTCAACTATTAAGGCAATCATTATTGATTACAATGCAGCGACTTTTGACGACGATGTTTTTATTGCTGCCATTAGTAAATCAAGTATTAATTCTCTCGATCTAGCGGATTCTTTATTAGAAAGAATTGAATCTAAAACTAATACTCTAACAAGAGAAAAAATTCCTACTATTCTTAATACTACGATCGTTCGACTTAAACGCCAGGGTAAACAAAAAGTTTTAGGAAATATACTTAAAAATGAAACAGATATTCAACAGCAACTTGAAGAATTAGGTTTATCCGAGTCAGAAAGACTAACTTGTCAGATTATCCTTGACTATGGATTTAATCCGCTTTCTGTCAATCAAAATTATTTTCCTATGCTCAAGCTGGCAGATGATATAAAAGAAGCGATACGCAATCGAGGTTTGAAAGATGCGCTAGCTAAAATCATTAATAAAGTAAAAGCTCAGAAGCTAAATATCTCAGAACAGAAAGCAAGAAAGTTACGACGTAATTTAATCGATGCCGTTATCAAGCAAGATCTTTCTCTAACTCAGACCAACAAAAAATTAAAAGAAATTATTGCCCAATTTCAACCTGCTCAAACTCAGCCATTACAGTTGACTAAAGAAGTAAAACGATGTATTAAATCTTTAGAAAACATACAAATAACTAATCTTGATGAATTCAATCGACAAAATTTAATTGCTATCATGCAAAAAAGTTTGACAGAGCTACAGCAATAATAACTTCGTTATCTTGGAAAAATGGTAAAGTAACTTTCTACCCTAATTTCCAGCAGAGGAAAGTCTAAGAACCTATCCCACTAATCCATTTTTGTGGTTTTCGAGCGGTTTAAAATCGGAAAATTGCCAAAGATATAAGAGCGAACTAACGATTTTTTGTGTTCGAGATTGGTGTCAGACTAATAGTGGGTTAGGTTCAAGCGCATTTTCGCTTGTAGATGAGTCAGCCATAAGTTTCCCCATCGATTCTAGCTGCGTTCGATTAAAGTAAAACTAGACCAGAGGGCAGGATGATTGTCGAGCATAGAGATAAGATCGAGTTGTGCTTGACGCAGAGCCATATCAAACGGTAGTTCATCTTCAATAGCGTAATGGTAAAATTTTTGCACTAACAAACTTGCCTGTCGATCGCTAAGTGACCAAAGACTCCCGATAATGGTTTCAACCCCAGATCTCAGTGCCACACCACTCATTCCCAAAGTAGCTTTTTCATTACCTCTAGCAGTTTCACAAGCACTCAAAAATAGCAGTCGAATCCGCTCGTCGTAATTTAAATTACGCTCTGATAGAACAGTTTCTAGTTCGGTAAGAGCGATTTTATTATTCCATGCCTGTAAAAATGAATCACTCAAAGTTCCAGCAAAAGTCCCA
Coding sequences within it:
- a CDS encoding nitronate monooxygenase family protein, whose protein sequence is MTTLPPLRIRKHLAPYPIIQGGMGIRISGANLASAVTNAGGIGIISAVCLGLNSPYYSKGNLFKANRLALIDEINQARQLSPQGIIGINVMVAVRDYETLVRTAAESGVDLIISGAGLPLHLPEYTADYPDVALVPIISSTRAAKVICRKWERQYNRLPDAFVVENPNRAGGHLGAKYGELSSTKLEAEQVIPELVNYLQNELGQDIPVIAAEGIWDRQDLERVMALGARGVQIGTRFITTDECDADLRYKEFHLHASPEDVPIVPSPVGMPGRALRNQFVEKILQDSPDLDKKCLANCLQVCRCRDTKETYCIVRALDRAARGNVEEGLIFAGTNAGRADKIVPVKELMAELVNA
- the pdxH gene encoding pyridoxamine 5'-phosphate oxidase, coding for MDISDLRTEYTLEGLRREQLAPDPFQQFELWFQQACASDLPEPNAMNLATVSITGMPSQRIVLLKYFDRQGLVFFTNYKSRKAQEIKANPQVSLLFFWVALERQVQISGKAVKISTAESLNYFATRPRGSQLGAWCSQQSSVISSRQMLEIKFDEIKRKFRERKIPLPSAWGGYRVVPQSFEFWQGRPNRLHDRFLYSYIDAESTWKIQRLAP
- a CDS encoding ParA family protein; the encoded protein is MTEQFIITSLSSTGTGKTTLMVHLAYLLVQNGLSVALIELDNRNSFHDCCGLPKPSPEFSTASILVDSFQGNYPFLPLWKETLKEKAVVCQAERNSLESISRQLTGDPFGMFRLRECLEKFPLSHDVILIDAPGQQGQLSLMALCAATHLIICAEMTQKCISDINALFEWLYKYKTYLKSTPEILGILPCRYDHNAAIQRNTLNQFPAFAQKFSTVCFSPIRQSSRFFNAYAMGLPVFLDSPGSTPCYDFTEDGHLFKKINQSKLKGLDGKMLQKLPAIAPYVINAIKN
- a CDS encoding helix-turn-helix transcriptional regulator, encoding MPKTDSRVKTAKPPEYLAPVADYFKVLSEISRLQILSCLREGAMNVSEIGEATGLGQANLSKHLKMLTEAEILSRKPQGVAVYYEIQDPMIFELCELVCDRLYQRMQQKAEKFKRLSAFGPSTK
- a CDS encoding plasmid pRiA4b ORF-3 family protein; its protein translation is MSESTPPVTYQLKIVLIGISPMIWRRIKVSSDSTIADLHYVIQIVMGWKEEHLHQFLIHGVHYGISYPSTGGFMGNAHEIKLSKFGFREREKFSYEYDFNCSWKHQIRVEAISPGESDRVLPVCITGKGNCPPENCGGALGFISLRQQHSRFELAVAMDLEITISSFLVN
- a CDS encoding 4Fe-4S dicluster domain-containing protein; the encoded protein is MGKLFDELKQDILYQHGMNACLNCGVCTAVCPAAEFNDYSPREVMNIVQSEDDELIKELLKSDKIWYCGQCFSCKTRCPRGNNTASVVLALRRLSIRLGYFTESEKGRQQLFAKRVFGKNMLERGYTLLAENISPAHFPELGENWEYYYEHRAEMRQWWDVPMDLENSPGSHRLIPEKDLAEVRAIYQTTGAVSLMDAVERGMEKKLGSKAEVEKYWQIWLETGDSRNYELQENK
- a CDS encoding heterodisulfide reductase-related iron-sulfur binding cluster, which encodes MKVAGKNKAWERHQKHVPTVDEPGGDKWGCFRSCFLQSAAPYTEGIAYKILKNDLGMDLREAPGHTSCGAIGYHGDVSNLETQMVMAARNFSVAHHELGVDNLFSFCVTSFANYTEMIKLWEEEPEWREYTEKTLKETTGREFWIPHVSGGRPSVVHASDVFFANRHQLAAKAKYSLKEIKAVDHIGCHYAKIFPGECMGGAEFPQVLVGLLEAFGAEIVDYPERRHCCGMGFRQCAFPENRDYTASSVYKKLASLKETHPDCNLMLTNCPGCTVFLDAEQGTIREVLEEEFNVSVLDYAQLTGLLLGYDPFKNCGLNAKAVAIEPLLDKIGIPYDKSKTAEERRRPF
- a CDS encoding ParB/RepB/Spo0J family partition protein produces the protein MVKRQINLEETFESALQAREIPLLQQENEKLKQQLEQAYQQKGIEDVPLSQIKPNPKQPRSSFYVVEERKISMAQVGQKEPIILVSPPHTDGYLIFDGECRWQAAKQLNWSTIKAIIIDYNAATFDDDVFIAAISKSSINSLDLADSLLERIESKTNTLTREKIPTILNTTIVRLKRQGKQKVLGNILKNETDIQQQLEELGLSESERLTCQIILDYGFNPLSVNQNYFPMLKLADDIKEAIRNRGLKDALAKIINKVKAQKLNISEQKARKLRRNLIDAVIKQDLSLTQTNKKLKEIIAQFQPAQTQPLQLTKEVKRCIKSLENIQITNLDEFNRQNLIAIMQKSLTELQQ
- the psbA gene encoding photosystem II q(b) protein is translated as MTVSLQQRQSNDLWDKFCKWITSTNNRMYIGWFGVLMIPTLLTATICFIIAFIAAPPVDIDGIREPVAGSLLYGNNIISAAVVPSSNAIGLHFYPIWEAANLDEWLYNGGPYQLIVFHFLIGIFCYLGRQWELSYRLGMRPWICVAYSAPVAAATAVLLVYSIGQGSFSDGMPLGISGTFNFMFVLQAEHNVLMHPFHMLGVAGVFGGALFSAMHGSLVTSSLVRETTETESQNYGYKFGQEEETYNIVAAHGYFGRLIFQYASFNNSRSLHFFLGAWPVVGIWFAAMAVCCFAFNLNGFNFNQSVLDAQGRVVNTWADVLNRAGLGIEAMHERNVHNFPLDLASGEIQPLALLAPAVHS